A window of the Juglans microcarpa x Juglans regia isolate MS1-56 chromosome 5D, Jm3101_v1.0, whole genome shotgun sequence genome harbors these coding sequences:
- the LOC121264538 gene encoding KH domain-containing protein At4g18375, with product MGETGKRSRPHRDRDGDNKNQKRRVNDKDDKGNDELVVYRILCPDGVIGSVIGKSGKVINSIRQETRAKVKVVDPYPGANDRVIIIYSYVKEKEEVEVDDEFSDRKPLCAAQDALLKVHAAIANAVASVADSDKKRKDKEECQILVPSSQSANIIGKAGATIKKLRSKTRTNIKVTAKDATDPTHSCAMDFDNIVMISGEPEAVNKALFAISAIMYKFTPREEIPLDTSVPDASPSIIIPSDIPIYPPGGLYQSADPIAPHRSVPPIVGATNVQDLQGYADTGNTWPLYSSALPVVSGFSDASRTEELVVRVLCPFDKIGRVIGKGGGTIKSIRQASGAHVEVDDTKDDRDECIITITATESPDDLKSMAVEAVLLLQGKINDEDDDTVTIRLLVPSKVIGCIIGKSGSIINEIRKRTKADVRISKGDKPRCADANDELVEVLGEVGSVRDALVQIVLRLRDDVLKDRDGGRNHTAGADSLFSAGTGLSVPSVLSSVPPVAPFGYDQRVESGSSLGMLSSSSLYGYGSLSMGENGYGSMPSYSSKLYGGLPSPSTLEILVPANAVGKVMGKGGANIANIRKISGAMIQISESKSSRGDRIAHVSGTPEQKRAAENLIQAFIMAT from the exons ATGGGTGAGACCGGGAAGCGATCTCGTCCCCATAGGGACCGTGATGGGGACAACAAGAATCAGAAGAGACGGGTGAACGACAAAGATGACAAAGGCAATGATGAACTGGTTGTTTATAGAATACTATGCCCTGATGGGGTTATTGGAAGTGTCATTGGTAAGAGTGGGAAAGTGATAAATTCTATAAGGCAAGAGACACGGGCAAAAGTAAAGGTTGTGGATCCGTACCCAGGTGCTAATGACCGTGTTATAATAATCTACAGCTATGTTAAGGAGAAGGAAGAGGTTGAGGTAGATGATGAGTTCAGTGATAGGAAACCTTTATGTGCTGCTCAGGATGCTCTTCTTAAAGTTCATGCTGCCATTGCAAATGCTGTGGCTAGTGTGGCAGATTCTGACAAGAAGCGAAAGGATAAGGAGGAATGTCAGATTCTTGTTCCATCTAGCCAGTCTGCAAATATCATTGGTAAGGCTGGAGCCACAATAAAGAAACTGAGAAGCAAGACGAGGACAAACATTAAGGTCACGGCCAAGGATGCCACCGATCCAACTCACTCATGTGCGATGGACTTTGACAATATTGTCATG ATTAGTGGTGAGCCGGAGGCCGTGAATAAAGCTCTGTTTGCCATTTCTGCAATTATGTACAAGTTCACTCCTAGAGAAGAAATTCCTCTGGACACGAGTGTACCGGATGCTTCTCCAAGCATTATCATCCCATCAGATATCCCTATTTATCCACCAGGTGGACTATATCAAAGTGCAGATCCTATTGCCCCTCATAGATCTGTTCCTCCAATCGTAGGTGCTACAAATGTACAGGATCTCCAGGGTTATGCCGATACAGGGAATACATGGCCTCTTTATTCATCTGCCCTTCCTGTGGTGTCTGGGTTCAGTGATGCCTCACGAACTGAGGAGTTAGTTGTAAGAGTACTGTGTCCTTTTGACAAGATTGGGCGTGTCATTGGCAAAGGAGGGGGTACTATTAAAAGTATAAGACAGGCTAGTGGTGCTCATGTTGAAGTTGATGATACCAAGGATGATCGTGATGAGTGTATCATCACGATTACTGCAACAGAG TCACCCGATGATCTGAAATCCATGGCAGTTGAAGCTGTTCTATTGTTGCAAGGAAAGAtcaatgatgaagatgatgacaCTGTTACTATCAGACTCCTTGTTCCATCTAAGGTCATTGGGTGTATTATTGGAAAAAGTGGGTCAATTATAAATGAAATCCGTAAGAGAACTAAAGCTGATGTCCGTATCTCAAAGGGTGATAAGCCTAGGTGTGCTGATGCAAATGATGAACTTGTTGAG GTTCTTGGAGAAGTTGGCAGTGTTAGAGATGCACTTGTCCAGATTGTTTTAAGGCTCCGTGATGATGTCCTCAAAGATAGGGATGGTGGTCGTAACCATACTGCTGGTGCAGATTCTCTATTCTCTGCTGGTACTGGACTCTCGGTTCCATCTGTCTTGTCTTCTGTTCCCCCTGTTGCTCCTTTTGGATATGATCAGAGGGTTGAAAGTGGAAGTAGCTTGGGCATGCTTTCTTCAAGCAGCCTCTATGGATATGGATCTTTGTCG ATGGGTGAAAATGGCTATGGATCCATGCCTTCATATTCATCCAAGCTGTATGGAGG GTTGCCTTCCCCTTCAACACTTGAGATTTTGGTCCCTGCTAATGCAGTGGGTAAAGTGATGGGTAAAGGAGGGGCGAATATAGCCAACATTCGGAAG ATATCAGGTGCAATGATACAGATATCTGAATCCAAATCTTCCCGGGGTGATCGTATTGCCCATGTATCAGGAACACCTGAACAGAAGCGTGCAGCTGAAAACTTGATTCAGGCATTTATAATGGCCACCTGA
- the LOC121264539 gene encoding uncharacterized protein LOC121264539 → MNQEVEKSLTQPESANGSNSNSSDPVTRVRNLLFRRMLVGIRDGRFFLGTFHCIDKQGNIILQDAVEYRSTQRSSPSPMEQRCLGLILIPSSCRFRN, encoded by the coding sequence ATGAATCAAGAAGTGGAGAAATCCTTGACCCAGCCAGAGAGTGCTAATGGGTCTAACTCAAACAGTTCGGACCCTGTAACTCGTGTAAGGAATCTGCTGTTTCGTCGAATGCTGGTGGGAATTAGAGATGGACGGTTTTTCTTGGGCACCTTCCACTGCATTGACAAGCAAGGAAACATCATTCTCCAAGATGCTGTGGAGTATCGTAGCACCCAACGCTCCTCCCCTTCTCCCATGGAACAGCGGTGCCTCGGTCTTATTCTCATCCCTTCCTCTTGCCGTTTTAGGAATTGA
- the LOC121265678 gene encoding uncharacterized protein LOC121265678, with translation MTKPAPNVAGDHSFCNSSKGLYPQKAKGMSFFAFLLSTFVYISVFYIFNLSPSTLFNTTKFWFFITNTLILIIAADYGAFSSSKEEQGLYADEYMNMPSKVKTSVSSLVSQYPEVVDKETNRPEIRSKEVVVWHEKKIITQESDSFPESNIPHEVVTNTDHSEKHDHVHHDEDWQEKRPHEVLTPKADHKIHSRTSYRRVKSEKARRVVIDESKNEIRRNSTETAKREPNLEENDQFSTMSDEELNRRVEEFIQWFNGQIRLQATRKYSGEI, from the coding sequence ATGACCAAACCAGCACCAAATGTAGCGGGAGATCATTCATTCTGTAACTCATCCAAAGGATTATATCCCCAAAAGGCCAAGGGAATGTCATTCTTTGCCTTTCTTCTCTCCACTTTTGTTTACATTTCTGTATTTTATATCTTCAATTTGTCTCCTTCCACTCTCTTCAACACCACCAAGTTTTGGTTCTTCATTACCAACACTCTCATCCTCATCATTGCTGCTGACTATGGTGCTTTCTCTTCATCCAAAGAGGAACAAGGTCTTTACGCGGACGAGTACATGAATATGCCTAGCAAAGTGAAAACTAGTGTTTCATCCTTGGTTTCACAGTACCCGGAAGTTGTTGATAAAGAAACCAATCGTCCCGAGATCAGATCGAAAGAGGTTGTCGTTtggcatgaaaagaaaataataactcaGGAAAGCGATTCGTTCCCAGAAAGTAATATTCCGCATGAGGTTGTGACCAATACAGATCATTCGGAAAAGCATGATCATGTTCATCATGATGAAGATTGGCAAGAAAAGAGGCCGCATGAGGTCCTTACTCCGAAAGCTGATCACAAGATTCATTCAAGAACGTCCTATCGTCGAGTTAAGTCCGAGAAAGCGAGACGGGTAGTGATTGACGAAAGCAAGAACGAAATTCGAAGGAACAGTACAGAGACTGCCAAACGTGAACCAAACCTCGAAGAAAATGATCAGTTTTCAACCATGTCCGATGAGGAACTGAACAGAAGAGTTGAAGAGTTTATTCAGTGGTTTAATGGACAAATCCGGCTTCAAGCAACTAGAAAGTACTCCGGCGAAATTTAA